One genomic window of Salmo salar chromosome ssa12, Ssal_v3.1, whole genome shotgun sequence includes the following:
- the LOC106565178 gene encoding interferon-induced protein 44-like isoform X2 gives MGGEESTPARTPSPPKKEFDKEWRETSWSKGERDRMVDELRSFKLSDPDVGQLRCLLYGPVGAGKSSFINSVNNVFQNRTTSGALVASTSGTSFTMTYDTHYIQGRSGEKRLPFAFNDVMGLETQKNGLHPDDIINALKGHLPEGYEFNPFHPLSDQKKEFIQNPSLSDKTHCLVSIVSADKISRMQKDVIDKMKNVRAEASRLKIPQVLVMTMPDMACDVVNKDVKRIFYSKAIKEKMQICSNELGLPMNCILPVKNYHEEGMLDNDMDILILNAMTQIMNFANDYLWNLQQHAIQK, from the exons ATGGGTGGAGAAGAATCAACACCAGCACGGACACCATCACCACCAAAGAAGG AATTTGACAAAGAATGGAGGGAAACAAGTTGGAG taaaggagagagagaccgcATGGTGGATGAACTGAGGAGCTTTAAACTGAGTGATCCTGACGTGGGCCAGCTCAGATGCCTGCTATATGGACCAGTCGGTGCAGGAAAGTCCAGCTTCATCAACTCAGTCAACAATGTCTTCCAAAATCGGACAACAAGTGGTGCCCTGGTAGCTTCTACCTCTGGCACAAGCTTCACCATGACA tATGACACACACTACATTCAAGGCCGTTCAGGAGAAAAACGTCTTCCCTTTGCATTCAATGATGTCATGGGTCTGGAAACACAAAAAAATGGGTTGCACCCTGATGACATCATCAATGCGCTGAAGGGCCATCTACCAGAGGGCTATGAG TTCAATCCTTTCCACCCATTATCGGATCAAAAAAAGGAATTCATTCAGAATCCCAGCTTAAGTGACAAAACTCACTGCCTGGTGAGTATTGTGTCAGCAGACAAAATCTCTCGCATGCAAAAGGATGTCATAGACAAGATGAAGAACGTCAGGGCAGAAGCCAGCAGACTGA AAATCCCTCAAGTTCTTGTCATGACCATGCCAGACATGGCTTGTGACGTGGTGAACAAGGATGTGAAGAGAATCTTCTACAGCAAGGCGATCAAAGAGAAG ATGCAGATCTGCAGTAATGAGCTAGGCCTTCCCATGAACTGCATCCTGCCGGTGAAGAACTACCACGAGGAGGGGATGCTGGATAACGACATGGATATCCTGATACTGAACGCCATGACTCAGATTATGAACTTTGCCAACGACTACCTCTGGAACCTCCAACAACATGCAATTCAAAAATAG
- the LOC106565178 gene encoding interferon-induced protein 44-like isoform X1 has translation MGLPITAGCDTAWNQTRVCSDASHTKMQCLRPLHHSKGERDRMVDELRSFKLSDPDVGQLRCLLYGPVGAGKSSFINSVNNVFQNRTTSGALVASTSGTSFTMTYDTHYIQGRSGEKRLPFAFNDVMGLETQKNGLHPDDIINALKGHLPEGYEFNPFHPLSDQKKEFIQNPSLSDKTHCLVSIVSADKISRMQKDVIDKMKNVRAEASRLKIPQVLVMTMPDMACDVVNKDVKRIFYSKAIKEKMQICSNELGLPMNCILPVKNYHEEGMLDNDMDILILNAMTQIMNFANDYLWNLQQHAIQK, from the exons atgggactcccaatcacagccggttgtgatacagcctggaatcaaaccagggtctgtagtgatgcctcgcatactaagatgcagtgccttagaccgctgcaccactc taaaggagagagagaccgcATGGTGGATGAACTGAGGAGCTTTAAACTGAGTGATCCTGACGTGGGCCAGCTCAGATGCCTGCTATATGGACCAGTCGGTGCAGGAAAGTCCAGCTTCATCAACTCAGTCAACAATGTCTTCCAAAATCGGACAACAAGTGGTGCCCTGGTAGCTTCTACCTCTGGCACAAGCTTCACCATGACA tATGACACACACTACATTCAAGGCCGTTCAGGAGAAAAACGTCTTCCCTTTGCATTCAATGATGTCATGGGTCTGGAAACACAAAAAAATGGGTTGCACCCTGATGACATCATCAATGCGCTGAAGGGCCATCTACCAGAGGGCTATGAG TTCAATCCTTTCCACCCATTATCGGATCAAAAAAAGGAATTCATTCAGAATCCCAGCTTAAGTGACAAAACTCACTGCCTGGTGAGTATTGTGTCAGCAGACAAAATCTCTCGCATGCAAAAGGATGTCATAGACAAGATGAAGAACGTCAGGGCAGAAGCCAGCAGACTGA AAATCCCTCAAGTTCTTGTCATGACCATGCCAGACATGGCTTGTGACGTGGTGAACAAGGATGTGAAGAGAATCTTCTACAGCAAGGCGATCAAAGAGAAG ATGCAGATCTGCAGTAATGAGCTAGGCCTTCCCATGAACTGCATCCTGCCGGTGAAGAACTACCACGAGGAGGGGATGCTGGATAACGACATGGATATCCTGATACTGAACGCCATGACTCAGATTATGAACTTTGCCAACGACTACCTCTGGAACCTCCAACAACATGCAATTCAAAAATAG
- the LOC106565178 gene encoding interferon-induced protein 44 isoform X3 — translation MVDELRSFKLSDPDVGQLRCLLYGPVGAGKSSFINSVNNVFQNRTTSGALVASTSGTSFTMTYDTHYIQGRSGEKRLPFAFNDVMGLETQKNGLHPDDIINALKGHLPEGYEFNPFHPLSDQKKEFIQNPSLSDKTHCLVSIVSADKISRMQKDVIDKMKNVRAEASRLKIPQVLVMTMPDMACDVVNKDVKRIFYSKAIKEKMQICSNELGLPMNCILPVKNYHEEGMLDNDMDILILNAMTQIMNFANDYLWNLQQHAIQK, via the exons ATGGTGGATGAACTGAGGAGCTTTAAACTGAGTGATCCTGACGTGGGCCAGCTCAGATGCCTGCTATATGGACCAGTCGGTGCAGGAAAGTCCAGCTTCATCAACTCAGTCAACAATGTCTTCCAAAATCGGACAACAAGTGGTGCCCTGGTAGCTTCTACCTCTGGCACAAGCTTCACCATGACA tATGACACACACTACATTCAAGGCCGTTCAGGAGAAAAACGTCTTCCCTTTGCATTCAATGATGTCATGGGTCTGGAAACACAAAAAAATGGGTTGCACCCTGATGACATCATCAATGCGCTGAAGGGCCATCTACCAGAGGGCTATGAG TTCAATCCTTTCCACCCATTATCGGATCAAAAAAAGGAATTCATTCAGAATCCCAGCTTAAGTGACAAAACTCACTGCCTGGTGAGTATTGTGTCAGCAGACAAAATCTCTCGCATGCAAAAGGATGTCATAGACAAGATGAAGAACGTCAGGGCAGAAGCCAGCAGACTGA AAATCCCTCAAGTTCTTGTCATGACCATGCCAGACATGGCTTGTGACGTGGTGAACAAGGATGTGAAGAGAATCTTCTACAGCAAGGCGATCAAAGAGAAG ATGCAGATCTGCAGTAATGAGCTAGGCCTTCCCATGAACTGCATCCTGCCGGTGAAGAACTACCACGAGGAGGGGATGCTGGATAACGACATGGATATCCTGATACTGAACGCCATGACTCAGATTATGAACTTTGCCAACGACTACCTCTGGAACCTCCAACAACATGCAATTCAAAAATAG